Proteins encoded together in one Bacteroides zoogleoformans window:
- a CDS encoding IS5 family transposase — protein MINSVLIAKIVILWVSKLIHNNIPMYAVLDKDTIKSEILPHLCVAKRGFVTQSSLVEIVNAILYKLKTGCQWKYLPVDSLFSDKVLTYGAVFHHYNKWSKKGEWKSLWLHLLNKHRTKFDMSSVDLDGSHTVAMRGGEEVGYQGRKKRKTTNALYITDRQGIPIIMSSPKSGEHHDTHDIKNVIRSMMHDLGIAKVRTDGLFLNADAGFDCKALRSVLGCHGVVANICINKRNGTPNNTVVDELLYAERYAIERTNAWMDSYRTILNRFETTVRNWESWNYIAFMVILLRKYLRKRKV, from the coding sequence ATGATAAACAGCGTACTAATAGCTAAAATTGTTATATTATGGGTGAGCAAACTCATTCATAACAATATCCCTATGTACGCTGTGTTGGACAAAGATACAATAAAAAGTGAAATATTACCTCATTTATGTGTGGCCAAACGTGGTTTCGTAACTCAAAGTAGTCTTGTTGAAATCGTAAATGCCATTCTTTATAAACTGAAAACAGGGTGTCAGTGGAAATATTTACCTGTAGATTCCCTGTTCAGTGACAAGGTTCTGACCTATGGTGCGGTATTCCATCATTATAACAAATGGAGTAAAAAAGGTGAATGGAAGTCTCTTTGGCTTCATCTTTTGAATAAGCACCGTACAAAGTTTGATATGTCAAGTGTAGACCTTGACGGAAGTCATACGGTAGCTATGCGTGGTGGAGAGGAGGTTGGTTATCAGGGTAGAAAAAAGCGCAAGACAACCAACGCTCTTTATATTACAGACCGGCAAGGCATACCGATTATCATGTCTTCGCCTAAAAGCGGCGAACATCATGATACTCATGACATAAAAAACGTAATCCGCTCCATGATGCATGACCTTGGGATTGCAAAAGTCAGAACAGATGGTCTTTTCTTGAATGCGGATGCCGGATTTGACTGTAAAGCTCTTCGAAGTGTACTTGGCTGTCATGGAGTAGTCGCCAATATCTGCATCAATAAAAGAAACGGGACTCCCAATAATACCGTTGTGGACGAACTGTTGTATGCTGAACGTTATGCCATTGAGAGGACCAATGCATGGATGGACAGTTACAGGACTATTTTAAATCGATTTGAAACAACGGTTAGGAATTGGGAATCATGGAACTATATTGCATTTATGGTAATTCTGCTAAGGAAATATTTGAGAAAAAGAAAAGTTTAA
- a CDS encoding HU family DNA-binding protein: MAFYKKFHSKLTGLWYPKAVTTGAPVSTDKIADKLSLLSTVTRGDTYAVIKNLGNVMADYMAQGRTVKLEGVGTFYNTVAANKKGVAKPENVNASQIVGVRVRFIPEVRRNSNKQVVTRSMVDTVIGWTDIEKLTSQKETSGSSESSGSTGPNLPVNLVPGGEGDQNSNPLG; the protein is encoded by the coding sequence ATGGCTTTTTACAAGAAATTTCACTCGAAACTGACCGGTTTATGGTATCCGAAAGCGGTTACGACCGGTGCCCCCGTCTCTACTGACAAGATTGCGGACAAACTTTCCTTACTTTCTACCGTTACGCGCGGTGATACGTATGCCGTGATAAAGAATCTGGGAAACGTGATGGCCGACTATATGGCCCAAGGACGCACCGTGAAACTGGAAGGGGTGGGAACTTTCTATAACACGGTGGCTGCGAATAAGAAAGGAGTGGCCAAACCGGAGAATGTGAACGCGTCGCAGATTGTGGGAGTTCGCGTGCGTTTCATCCCCGAAGTAAGGCGCAATAGCAACAAGCAGGTTGTCACCCGCTCCATGGTAGATACTGTTATCGGTTGGACGGATATAGAGAAGCTGACTTCCCAAAAAGAAACTTCCGGTTCGTCCGAATCTTCCGGTTCTACCGGTCCCAATCTCCCTGTAAACCTTGTTCCCGGCGGCGAAGGAGACCAAAACAGCAATCCTTTGGGGTAA
- a CDS encoding OmpP1/FadL family transporter: MRKFLLIGIAMLMVSIPTFAGGFLTNTNQHPAFLRMLSRGATTEIDGAYYNPAGLALLPKDGLHVALSIQSAFQTRNIDAAFHTYNGFNGANPIVSEKPFSKYYEGKAAAPVIPSLFAAYKKGDWTISGFFAITGGGGKASFDDGLPMFESMVMAEIFQSALKKGQVVTPDMYTINGGMDGKQYIYSLQLGLTYKVNEWLSAFAGGRMNYFFGGYKGFVDANLKKEYGGSGLMSLALDCDQTGWGLTPVIGANARLGRLNIGAKYEFLTNLNIENNTKELKAPEGTLDAYKHGVNTPNDIPSMLSVAMAYEFLPVLRASVGYHFYNDKKAGMAGDKQKFLTKGTNEYLAGIEWDVTKRLTLSCGGQITDYGLSDNYQSDTSFSCDSYSLGFGAKFKLNERAKVNIGYMWTNYEDYKKTFANYNRTGLKGTNVYSRTSKVFGLSLDYSF; this comes from the coding sequence ATGAGAAAATTTTTATTGATCGGCATTGCGATGCTGATGGTTTCAATTCCAACTTTTGCGGGTGGCTTTCTGACCAACACCAACCAACATCCGGCTTTTCTTCGCATGTTATCTCGCGGTGCCACTACCGAAATAGACGGTGCTTACTACAACCCGGCCGGTCTGGCTCTCTTGCCGAAAGACGGTTTGCATGTGGCTTTGAGTATACAGAGTGCTTTTCAAACGAGAAATATCGATGCGGCTTTCCATACCTACAATGGTTTTAACGGAGCGAACCCCATTGTTTCAGAAAAGCCTTTCAGTAAATATTATGAAGGAAAGGCTGCTGCACCGGTTATCCCCAGCCTGTTTGCAGCCTATAAAAAAGGTGACTGGACTATTTCCGGATTCTTTGCCATCACCGGTGGCGGTGGTAAGGCTTCCTTTGACGACGGTCTGCCCATGTTCGAGTCGATGGTCATGGCCGAAATCTTCCAATCTGCTCTGAAAAAAGGGCAAGTAGTGACTCCCGATATGTACACCATCAATGGAGGCATGGATGGCAAGCAATATATCTACTCCTTGCAGTTGGGCTTGACTTACAAGGTGAACGAATGGCTGTCTGCATTTGCCGGCGGACGTATGAATTATTTCTTCGGCGGATATAAGGGGTTTGTAGATGCCAACTTGAAGAAAGAGTATGGTGGTTCCGGCCTGATGAGCCTGGCTTTGGATTGTGACCAGACCGGCTGGGGATTGACGCCGGTCATCGGTGCGAATGCCCGTTTGGGCAGGTTGAACATTGGTGCAAAATATGAGTTCTTGACTAACCTTAATATTGAAAACAATACAAAAGAACTGAAAGCGCCCGAAGGTACGCTGGATGCCTACAAGCACGGTGTGAACACTCCGAATGACATCCCTTCCATGCTCTCCGTTGCTATGGCTTATGAGTTTCTTCCGGTGCTGCGTGCCTCTGTCGGGTATCACTTCTATAACGACAAGAAGGCAGGTATGGCGGGAGATAAGCAGAAGTTCCTGACAAAGGGTACGAACGAGTATCTGGCCGGTATCGAATGGGATGTAACCAAGAGGTTGACTTTGAGCTGCGGCGGTCAGATAACGGACTATGGATTGTCTGACAATTATCAGAGCGATACCAGTTTCTCTTGCGATTCGTATTCTTTGGGTTTCGGTGCGAAATTCAAATTGAACGAAAGAGCGAAAGTGAATATCGGTTATATGTGGACCAACTATGAGGATTATAAAAAAACTTTTGCGAATTATAATAGAACCGGGCTGAAAGGAACGAACGTATATAGTCGCACCAGTAAAGTCTTCGGTCTCAGTCTGGACTATAGCTTCTAA
- a CDS encoding uracil-xanthine permease family protein yields MRTETLSTTRKALVGVQFLFVAFGATVLVPLLVGINPSTALFTAGLGTFIFHFVTKGKVPIFLGSSFAFIAPIIAATEQWGLPGTLAGLTSVSLVYFLMSALVKWQGKKFLNRVFPPVVIGPVIILIGLSLSGSAVNMAKTNWVLAFISLITAILVLTYARGLIKLVPVICGIITGYIAAMLMGVVDLAPVAAAPWFTNPVSLSTITHFQWAPFLYMIPVAIAPVIEHIGDVYVVSAVAGKDFVKDPGLHRTMLGDGLACLASAFLGGPPETTYSEVTGAMSITKVTSPAVIRVSAATALVFSVIGKLSAVLQSIPEAVLGGIMLLLFGTIASVGVQNLMALPTFRVMVC; encoded by the coding sequence ATGAGAACAGAAACACTTTCAACTACCAGAAAAGCCCTTGTCGGCGTGCAATTTCTTTTCGTAGCCTTTGGCGCAACAGTACTCGTTCCACTTCTTGTCGGCATTAATCCTTCGACGGCACTTTTCACCGCAGGATTGGGTACGTTCATCTTTCATTTCGTGACGAAAGGCAAAGTGCCCATCTTTCTGGGCAGCTCGTTTGCCTTTATAGCACCCATCATCGCTGCTACTGAACAGTGGGGACTGCCGGGAACGCTGGCCGGACTGACCAGTGTTTCGTTAGTCTATTTCCTGATGAGCGCATTGGTGAAATGGCAAGGGAAAAAATTCCTCAACCGTGTGTTTCCGCCCGTTGTCATCGGTCCCGTCATCATCCTTATCGGCCTGTCTCTTTCGGGCAGTGCCGTGAACATGGCAAAGACCAATTGGGTGCTGGCATTCATTTCGTTGATTACGGCGATACTCGTACTGACTTACGCGCGTGGGCTGATTAAACTTGTGCCGGTGATTTGCGGCATCATCACGGGATATATCGCAGCCATGCTCATGGGTGTGGTAGACTTGGCGCCGGTGGCGGCCGCTCCGTGGTTCACTAATCCGGTTTCTTTATCGACCATCACTCATTTTCAGTGGGCGCCTTTTCTCTATATGATTCCCGTTGCCATTGCTCCGGTGATTGAACATATCGGTGACGTATATGTGGTGAGTGCTGTGGCCGGAAAAGATTTTGTGAAAGACCCCGGATTGCATCGTACCATGTTGGGAGATGGTTTGGCCTGTCTGGCATCCGCTTTTCTTGGCGGCCCTCCCGAAACCACTTACTCGGAGGTGACGGGTGCCATGTCAATCACCAAGGTGACAAGCCCTGCCGTGATACGTGTCTCTGCCGCTACAGCCCTTGTCTTTTCGGTTATCGGTAAGTTGAGTGCGGTGTTGCAATCCATTCCTGAGGCTGTTTTGGGTGGCATCATGTTGTTGCTGTTTGGAACCATCGCAAGCGTAGGTGTGCAGAATCTTATGGCTCTTCCGACATTTCGAGTGATGGTATGTTAA
- a CDS encoding ISL3 family transposase, whose protein sequence is MNSSFLYHAWGLYNHKCTREEYKGNTIILHVEAKERQNECPKCGCRHLVKNGYRMRDFIGLPVGGKKVIVRMKVQRYKCKNKDCDYDRQENIPFATGNCSYTHRFARYVVGLLKAMTLKDAANLLGVTWDTIKDIHSRYLEYHYTPPSLEGVDCIGIDEFAVRRGHIYKTIVVDLRSGRIIYVGEGKGADALNGFWKRVKRKGIDIKYVTTDLSAAFISSVYEHCPNALHVFDHFHVVKLMNEKLDDIRRVQYNMEKDINKRKVLKGTRYLLLSNGEDIFDKEYKTRLDNALDMNKPLSQAYYLKEQLREFWTQINKEEAEKVMLDWVNQAKESEVPQLMKMAATIMAHRTGILAWYDCHISTGKVEGINNKIKVMKRNAYGFRDERYFELRLYALHDCRITRNVG, encoded by the coding sequence ATGAACAGCAGTTTTCTATATCATGCGTGGGGGCTATACAATCACAAATGCACCCGTGAGGAATACAAAGGTAATACAATTATTCTGCATGTTGAAGCAAAAGAACGTCAAAATGAGTGTCCCAAGTGCGGATGCCGCCATTTGGTGAAGAATGGTTACCGTATGCGTGACTTTATCGGTCTTCCTGTTGGCGGCAAAAAGGTGATAGTCCGCATGAAAGTACAACGCTACAAGTGTAAGAACAAGGATTGTGATTACGACCGCCAAGAGAATATCCCCTTCGCCACAGGCAATTGCAGCTACACCCACCGTTTCGCAAGGTACGTGGTCGGATTGTTAAAGGCAATGACTTTGAAAGATGCGGCCAACCTGTTGGGAGTAACATGGGACACCATCAAAGACATACATAGCCGGTATTTGGAATACCATTACACCCCTCCTTCGTTGGAGGGTGTGGATTGTATCGGCATAGACGAGTTCGCCGTAAGAAGAGGGCACATATACAAGACAATAGTTGTCGACCTGAGGAGCGGACGTATCATATATGTTGGCGAAGGCAAAGGAGCTGATGCCTTGAACGGCTTTTGGAAAAGGGTAAAGCGAAAAGGCATTGACATCAAGTATGTTACCACAGACCTTTCTGCGGCATTCATTTCGTCCGTATATGAACATTGTCCCAATGCGCTTCATGTTTTTGACCATTTCCACGTGGTCAAGCTCATGAACGAAAAGCTGGATGACATACGCAGAGTACAGTACAACATGGAAAAGGATATCAATAAGCGGAAGGTCCTCAAAGGCACGAGATACCTCCTGTTAAGCAATGGTGAGGACATCTTTGACAAGGAATATAAAACGAGGCTTGACAATGCTCTGGACATGAACAAGCCTCTCTCGCAGGCATATTACCTCAAGGAGCAGCTCCGGGAATTTTGGACACAGATCAACAAGGAAGAGGCGGAGAAAGTAATGCTGGATTGGGTAAACCAGGCTAAAGAGAGCGAAGTGCCACAGCTGATGAAAATGGCTGCAACCATTATGGCGCATCGAACGGGAATACTCGCATGGTACGACTGCCATATCTCTACCGGCAAAGTGGAGGGCATCAACAATAAGATAAAAGTAATGAAAAGGAATGCGTACGGATTCAGGGATGAACGATACTTTGAGCTTAGGCTTTATGCACTACACGACTGCCGTATCACTCGAAATGTCGGATGA
- the gdhA gene encoding NADP-specific glutamate dehydrogenase: protein MNIERIMASLEAKHPGESEYLQAVKEVLLSIEDIYNQHPEFEKAKIIERLVEPDRIFTFRVTWVDDKGEVQTNLGYRVQFNNAIGPYKGGIRFHASVNPSILKFLGFEQTFKNALTTLPMGGGKGGSDFSPRGKSDAEVMRFCQAFMLELWRHLGPDMDVPAGDIGVGGREVGYMFGMYKKLTREFTGTFTGKGLEFGGSLIRPEATGFGGLYFVHQMLETKGIDIKGKTVAISGFGNVAWGAATKATQLGAKVVTISGPDGYIYDPNGISGEKIDYMLELRASGNDIVAPYADKFSGSTFVPGKRPWEVKADIALPCATQNELNGEDARHLIDNKVMCVGEISNMGCTPEAIDLFIEHKMMYAPGKAVNAGGVATSGLEMSQNAMHLSWSAAEVDEKLHAIMHGIHAQCVKYGTEPDGYINYVKGANIAGFMKVAHAMMGQGII from the coding sequence ATGAATATCGAACGTATCATGGCCTCTTTAGAGGCGAAGCATCCCGGCGAGTCTGAGTATCTTCAAGCCGTAAAGGAAGTTCTTCTTTCCATCGAAGATATCTATAACCAACATCCTGAGTTTGAGAAAGCAAAAATCATAGAGCGTCTGGTTGAGCCTGATCGTATTTTTACTTTCCGTGTGACTTGGGTGGATGATAAGGGTGAAGTTCAGACCAATCTGGGCTATCGCGTACAGTTCAATAATGCCATTGGCCCTTACAAGGGCGGTATTCGTTTCCATGCATCCGTAAATCCGTCTATCCTTAAGTTCTTGGGCTTTGAACAAACCTTTAAGAATGCATTGACCACATTGCCTATGGGTGGCGGTAAGGGCGGTTCCGACTTCTCTCCACGCGGCAAGAGTGATGCTGAAGTCATGCGTTTCTGCCAAGCGTTTATGCTGGAGTTGTGGCGCCATTTGGGTCCTGATATGGATGTTCCTGCCGGTGACATCGGTGTAGGTGGCCGTGAGGTAGGCTATATGTTTGGCATGTATAAGAAGCTGACACGTGAATTTACAGGTACTTTCACCGGTAAGGGGTTGGAATTCGGAGGTTCGTTGATTCGTCCTGAAGCAACCGGTTTCGGTGGATTGTATTTTGTTCACCAGATGCTTGAGACTAAGGGAATTGATATAAAGGGAAAGACCGTGGCTATTTCCGGTTTCGGAAACGTGGCTTGGGGAGCTGCAACCAAGGCTACTCAGCTTGGGGCAAAGGTTGTCACCATTTCAGGACCCGACGGTTACATCTATGATCCGAATGGCATTAGTGGCGAAAAGATTGACTATATGCTGGAACTTCGTGCATCGGGCAATGACATTGTGGCTCCGTATGCCGACAAATTCTCCGGTTCTACTTTCGTTCCCGGCAAGCGTCCATGGGAAGTGAAAGCAGACATCGCTCTGCCTTGTGCCACTCAGAATGAGCTGAACGGTGAAGATGCACGGCATCTTATCGATAATAAAGTGATGTGTGTAGGTGAAATTTCCAATATGGGATGTACTCCCGAGGCCATCGACCTCTTCATTGAACATAAAATGATGTATGCACCGGGCAAGGCAGTGAATGCAGGTGGTGTGGCTACCAGTGGATTGGAAATGTCACAGAACGCCATGCACCTCAGCTGGAGTGCCGCCGAAGTGGACGAGAAACTCCATGCCATTATGCACGGCATACATGCTCAATGCGTAAAATATGGAACAGAGCCTGACGGCTACATCAACTACGTGAAAGGTGCAAACATTGCCGGTTTCATGAAGGTTGCACACGCCATGATGGGACAAGGAATTATCTAA
- a CDS encoding SusC/RagA family TonB-linked outer membrane protein translates to MKRQTKLSGAKRCIGLLVLICCSFVVQAQTSVTGTVVDEAGLEVIGANVKEKGTSNGTITDVDGKFRLQVKDLQKSVLQVSFIGYESKEVKLNGQRKVNVILKEVANELQEVTVVAYGTQKKETLTGAISALNNEALVRSPNASVANTLAGQITGLSSVQTSGQPGLEDPKVYIRGVGSLSEAASSPLILVDGVERSFFQMNPNEIESVTVLKDASATAVFGVRGANGVILVTTRRGKEGKTKIAVNSSVGIQMPTRVLKMADSYTYATLRNEIITNDKPNATPEDMVFDSYSIERFKKNDEPILYPNVDWRNYLLNKASVQTQHDVNISGGTSDVRYFISLGFLYQNGLLKQFKGMDYDNNYKYKRYNYRANFDFNATKTTTLKVGIGGRVGNRNEPMISDNVNSIWTLINQSTPFSSPGIIDGQLITTPEERFQNKINLGNSVLPKVYGTGYFTAIQNTMNLDLLVNQKLDFITKGLSIEVKGAYNTGYGFTKQRKGEVEQHLPFYRSSLEHPNMAYDAPDFNKEVVYKIKGENKSLQYDERTSRSRNWYMEGSLRYNHKFGLHNVGGLLLYNQSKKYYPQQWASIPSAYIGLVGRLTYDYKSRYMAEFNFGYNGSENFAPGKRFGAFPAGSVGYILSEEAFMKKQKVVDYLKLRASVGLVGNDHLGNNRFLYLPDSYNVNLSGVDGWNNNKYGFNFGSDGKGYIKGALENRLGNPMVTWEKALKQNYGMDVHFLKSRLKLSFDYFREDRKDILINRRTVPLLTGLTSSVLPAVNMGKVKNQGYEIEVKWNDKVRDWRYRINANMSYSKNKIVFQDEVEPNYPYMWRTGNPVGTLFGYQASGFYLPEDFDANGKLLEGMPDPGVAVKPGDIKYKDLNGDKKITSDDQSVIGHPTRPAYTFGLNCQVDYKGFFLTMNWTGTAQRSLLLNDAFREPFGNGKIRGLMQFHADTRWTPETAGTATTPRFTETNAVYNMRNSSLWVRDASYLKLKNMTIGYNFTDKKLLKKLGIQQLGIQFTGYNLLTFDKFDIMDPEASPDNADSYPIIKIYNVGINLTF, encoded by the coding sequence ATGAAAAGACAGACGAAATTGAGTGGCGCAAAAAGGTGTATCGGCTTATTGGTCTTGATATGCTGCTCTTTTGTGGTGCAGGCTCAAACATCGGTCACGGGAACGGTAGTCGATGAGGCCGGATTAGAGGTCATCGGCGCCAATGTAAAGGAGAAAGGTACGTCTAACGGTACTATCACCGATGTAGATGGGAAATTCAGGCTGCAAGTAAAAGATCTGCAAAAGTCCGTGTTGCAGGTTTCTTTTATCGGTTATGAATCTAAAGAAGTAAAGCTCAACGGACAGCGGAAAGTGAATGTGATTCTGAAAGAGGTTGCCAACGAACTTCAGGAAGTGACTGTAGTGGCCTACGGTACACAGAAGAAAGAAACGCTTACGGGAGCCATTTCGGCGTTGAATAACGAAGCGTTGGTGCGTTCTCCGAATGCCAGTGTGGCAAATACGCTGGCCGGACAAATCACGGGGCTTTCTTCCGTGCAGACAAGTGGACAGCCCGGTTTGGAAGACCCCAAGGTATATATCCGCGGAGTGGGGTCTTTGTCGGAAGCCGCTTCGTCTCCTCTTATATTGGTGGACGGTGTGGAACGCTCTTTTTTTCAGATGAATCCGAATGAGATAGAGAGTGTGACGGTGCTGAAAGATGCTTCTGCTACGGCTGTTTTCGGGGTGAGAGGTGCCAACGGCGTTATTTTGGTCACTACCCGCAGAGGAAAAGAGGGAAAAACCAAGATTGCCGTCAACTCTTCGGTGGGCATACAGATGCCTACGCGTGTACTGAAGATGGCCGACAGTTATACGTATGCCACGTTGCGCAATGAAATCATTACGAATGACAAACCGAATGCCACCCCGGAAGATATGGTGTTCGACAGCTATTCCATCGAGCGCTTTAAGAAAAACGACGAACCGATTCTTTATCCCAATGTGGATTGGAGAAACTATCTGCTGAATAAGGCATCGGTTCAGACGCAGCATGATGTCAACATTTCGGGTGGTACATCCGATGTGCGTTACTTCATCTCTCTGGGTTTTCTCTATCAGAATGGTCTGCTCAAGCAGTTCAAGGGGATGGACTACGACAATAATTATAAGTATAAAAGATATAATTATCGCGCCAATTTCGATTTTAATGCCACCAAAACCACAACACTTAAAGTAGGTATAGGCGGGCGGGTAGGCAATCGGAACGAGCCGATGATTAGCGATAATGTGAATTCCATATGGACGTTAATCAATCAGTCGACCCCTTTCAGCAGTCCGGGCATTATCGATGGACAGCTGATTACTACACCCGAAGAGCGTTTCCAAAATAAAATCAATTTGGGAAACAGTGTTCTCCCCAAGGTGTACGGTACAGGCTATTTCACCGCCATCCAGAATACGATGAACCTTGACTTGCTGGTCAATCAGAAGCTGGATTTCATTACTAAAGGCCTCTCCATCGAGGTGAAGGGTGCGTATAACACCGGCTATGGCTTCACCAAGCAACGGAAAGGGGAAGTGGAGCAGCATCTGCCGTTCTACCGCTCGTCGCTGGAACATCCGAATATGGCTTATGATGCCCCCGATTTCAATAAAGAAGTGGTTTATAAAATAAAAGGAGAGAATAAAAGTCTGCAATATGACGAACGGACTTCACGCAGCAGGAACTGGTACATGGAAGGAAGTCTGCGCTACAATCACAAGTTTGGCTTGCACAACGTGGGTGGATTGTTATTGTATAACCAGAGCAAGAAGTATTATCCTCAGCAGTGGGCCAGTATACCGTCGGCATACATTGGCTTGGTGGGGCGTCTGACCTATGACTATAAGTCGCGCTACATGGCTGAGTTCAACTTCGGCTATAACGGTTCCGAGAATTTTGCTCCCGGCAAGCGGTTCGGCGCTTTCCCCGCAGGGTCGGTGGGATATATCCTTTCGGAAGAGGCATTTATGAAGAAACAGAAAGTGGTGGATTATTTGAAACTTCGCGCGTCTGTCGGGCTGGTGGGTAACGACCACTTAGGCAACAACCGCTTCTTGTATCTGCCCGATTCGTATAATGTGAATCTTTCAGGCGTGGATGGCTGGAACAACAATAAATATGGGTTCAATTTTGGCTCCGATGGTAAAGGATACATAAAGGGAGCACTGGAAAACCGTTTGGGAAACCCCATGGTTACCTGGGAAAAGGCACTTAAACAGAACTATGGTATGGATGTTCATTTCTTGAAGAGCCGTTTGAAGTTATCGTTCGACTATTTCCGGGAAGACCGCAAAGATATCTTGATTAATCGCAGAACGGTTCCTTTGCTTACCGGACTCACGTCGAGTGTGCTGCCGGCAGTCAATATGGGTAAGGTGAAAAACCAAGGCTATGAAATAGAGGTGAAATGGAACGATAAGGTGCGCGACTGGAGATATCGAATCAACGCCAACATGTCTTATTCCAAGAACAAAATCGTTTTCCAAGACGAAGTGGAACCCAACTATCCTTATATGTGGCGTACGGGTAACCCGGTCGGCACGTTGTTCGGCTATCAGGCATCCGGATTTTATCTCCCCGAAGATTTCGACGCCAACGGAAAACTGTTAGAAGGAATGCCCGATCCGGGAGTTGCGGTGAAACCTGGCGACATCAAATACAAGGATTTGAACGGCGACAAGAAAATCACGTCGGATGACCAAAGTGTCATCGGACATCCTACGCGCCCGGCCTATACGTTTGGTTTGAACTGTCAGGTGGATTATAAAGGTTTCTTCCTTACGATGAACTGGACCGGAACGGCGCAACGCTCGCTATTGCTCAACGATGCGTTCAGGGAGCCTTTCGGAAACGGTAAGATACGAGGACTGATGCAGTTTCATGCCGATACACGCTGGACGCCCGAGACGGCAGGAACCGCCACTACACCGCGATTCACCGAAACGAATGCTGTGTACAATATGCGCAATTCGTCGCTTTGGGTGCGAGACGCTTCGTATCTGAAATTGAAAAACATGACGATAGGCTATAACTTCACGGATAAGAAACTGCTGAAAAAACTGGGTATCCAACAATTGGGCATTCAGTTTACCGGATATAACCTGCTGACATTCGATAAGTTCGATATAATGGATCCGGAAGCCAGCCCCGATAATGCAGACTCCTATCCCATTATCAAAATATATAATGTAGGAATCAACTTAACTTTCTAA